In the Pedobacter cryoconitis genome, AAATCTGGCAGCATACTGATCCTTCCAATCCATCTGATGAAGCTGATATTGTACGTGTATCGGACGATTTCGGCAGATAATCATATTCCGGCACGTGTTTGATACTGAAATCAAATACGTGCTTTTTTCTTTTTCTGTTTTGCGCATGTCGGTATTCAACAAGAAATTAGTAATCAAAACATTCCGCGCCAAATCCCTTTTCTTTTCCTTACTTTTGTAATCAGAATATCCCGAAAGATGTTCCGTTCTATAGTATACCCAATTCAATATGATCATATTAATATTTTTTCTACTGCACTGGTTCTTGTCACTTTTTTCTCAAACTTTCTTTTTACACCGTTATGCTTCGCATAAAATGTTTAAAATGAATCCGTTCTGGGAGAAGTTTTTCTATACCATTACTTTTCTGTCCCAGGGTTCTTCTTTCTTAAATCCAAGGGCGTATGCGATTCTTCACCGGATGCACCATGCTTTCAGCGATACAGAGAAAGATCCGCACTCTCCGCATTTTGTAAAGGATGTATGGGGAATGATGATACAGACTAAAAATATCTATCTGAACTATGCAAAATATAATGAAGAGCCTGAAGAACAGTTCCGTGATAATTATCCTTCATGGCCGCTGATTGATAAAATCGGTGATTCCTGGATCACAAGAATGGTTTTCATTGGTTTCTATATCTGGTTTTATGTGACTTTTGCTACGGCGTGGTGGATGTTCTTATTGTTGCCAATCCATTTTCTGATGGGACCTTTACATGGGGCAATTGTGAACTGGTGTGGTCATAAATACGGGTATTCAAATCATGATAATAATGATCACAGTAAAAATTCTCTTCCACTGGATTTCCTGATGATGGGAGAGTTATTTCAAAATAACCACCATAAAAAGCCTAATAACCCAAATTTTGCTTCTAAATGGTTCGAATTTGA is a window encoding:
- a CDS encoding acyl-CoA desaturase — its product is MIILIFFLLHWFLSLFSQTFFLHRYASHKMFKMNPFWEKFFYTITFLSQGSSFLNPRAYAILHRMHHAFSDTEKDPHSPHFVKDVWGMMIQTKNIYLNYAKYNEEPEEQFRDNYPSWPLIDKIGDSWITRMVFIGFYIWFYVTFATAWWMFLLLPIHFLMGPLHGAIVNWCGHKYGYSNHDNNDHSKNSLPLDFLMMGELFQNNHHKKPNNPNFASKWFEFDPTYPLMKVMHWLHIIRIRKT